A part of Dehalogenimonas sp. W genomic DNA contains:
- the fsa gene encoding fructose-6-phosphate aldolase: MKLFLDTAVTEEIKKAAAMGIIHGVTTNPTLVARAGHKDYQALVKEIAGILPEGSPISVETVAEDVKTMVADGKRFFEWAPDNVVVKLPTNAAGLEATRELAKDGIQVNMTLCFSVNQALLAAHAGAAYVSPFVGRLDDIGHDGMALVQDIVAMLKTYELETWVIAASIRHPLHCVESMKAGAQVATVPYKILEQMLKHPLTDKGIEAFMEDWKKSGASNE; the protein is encoded by the coding sequence ATGAAACTATTCTTAGACACCGCCGTAACCGAAGAGATTAAAAAAGCCGCCGCCATGGGCATTATCCACGGCGTGACCACCAACCCCACGCTGGTGGCCCGCGCCGGGCACAAGGATTACCAGGCGCTGGTGAAAGAGATTGCCGGTATTCTGCCGGAAGGCTCGCCGATCTCAGTGGAAACCGTGGCTGAGGATGTTAAAACCATGGTGGCCGATGGTAAGCGCTTCTTTGAATGGGCGCCGGACAACGTGGTGGTCAAGCTGCCCACTAATGCCGCCGGGTTGGAAGCCACCCGGGAACTGGCCAAGGATGGTATTCAGGTCAACATGACGCTGTGTTTCTCGGTCAATCAGGCGCTGCTGGCCGCGCACGCCGGCGCCGCCTACGTCAGCCCGTTTGTCGGCCGGCTGGACGACATCGGCCACGACGGCATGGCGCTGGTGCAGGATATCGTCGCCATGCTCAAGACCTACGAGTTAGAAACCTGGGTCATCGCCGCCTCCATCCGCCACCCGCTGCACTGTGTAGAGTCAATGAAAGCCGGGGCCCAGGTGGCCACCGTGCCGTATAAGATTCTGGAGCAGATGCTCAAACACCCGCTGACGGACAAGGGGATTGAGGCGTTTATGGAGGATTGGAAGAAATCAGGGGCGAGTAACGAGTAG
- a CDS encoding CTP synthase — translation MAKYIFVTGGVVSSVGKGITVASIGTVLKSRGVSVSVQKLDPYLNVDPGTMSPYQHGEVFVTGDGAETDLDLGNYERFIGIDLSAESNTTSGQVYSAVIARERRGDYLGGTIQVVPHLTTEIKNRFHKLAEKSGADVILIEVGGTVGDIEGQPFLEAIRQMRKDVGRDNVLYVHVTLLPYIGSTQELKTKPTQHSVNELRRIGIQPDIIVCRSDVPISENIREKISLFCDVDREAVIFAPTVETVYEVPLVLEEEGVGDLVVRRLGLTNAHPPQLEAWKKMIDCLKNPCEPVRIALVGKYVELRDAYYSVREALSHAGLHHSRSVQIDWIQSEDLEKPGGEHLLDHAQGIIVPGGFGDRGIEGMIKAAEYARVHQVPYFGLCLGLQIMVIEFARNVIAADSANSTEFDAATAHPVIDIMPEQKDVCGKGGTMRLGNWPCQVTPGTKAADAYGQELVYERHRHRFEFNNTYWDRYEAAGMVFSGLSPDRRLVEICELKDHPWMVACQFHPEFTSRPGKPQPLFRDFIGAASKVMREGAQRALPLDNNEPSAVSHQPSA, via the coding sequence ATGGCTAAATATATCTTTGTGACCGGCGGCGTGGTCAGTTCCGTAGGCAAGGGCATCACTGTCGCCAGTATTGGAACCGTACTTAAAAGCCGGGGCGTTTCCGTCTCGGTTCAGAAACTGGACCCCTATCTTAATGTTGACCCCGGCACCATGTCGCCTTATCAGCACGGTGAGGTCTTTGTGACCGGCGACGGCGCCGAGACCGACCTGGACCTGGGCAATTACGAACGCTTCATCGGCATTGATCTGTCAGCTGAATCCAATACCACCTCCGGCCAGGTTTATTCCGCGGTCATCGCCCGCGAGCGCCGCGGCGACTACCTCGGCGGCACCATTCAGGTAGTGCCCCACCTGACGACGGAGATTAAAAACCGCTTCCACAAGCTGGCGGAGAAATCCGGGGCTGATGTCATCCTGATTGAGGTCGGCGGTACGGTCGGCGATATTGAAGGCCAGCCCTTCCTGGAAGCCATCCGCCAGATGCGCAAGGACGTCGGCCGCGACAACGTACTTTACGTTCACGTTACTTTGCTGCCCTATATCGGCTCCACTCAGGAGCTGAAGACCAAGCCCACCCAGCACAGCGTCAACGAGCTGCGGCGCATCGGTATTCAGCCGGACATCATCGTCTGCCGCTCCGATGTGCCCATATCTGAAAACATCCGCGAGAAGATCTCGCTGTTCTGCGACGTTGACCGGGAAGCCGTCATCTTCGCTCCCACCGTGGAAACGGTGTATGAGGTGCCGCTGGTGCTGGAAGAAGAGGGCGTCGGCGACCTGGTGGTCCGCCGCCTCGGCCTGACCAATGCCCACCCGCCACAGCTGGAAGCCTGGAAGAAGATGATTGACTGCCTGAAAAATCCCTGCGAGCCGGTACGCATCGCCCTGGTGGGCAAGTACGTTGAGCTGCGGGACGCTTATTATTCGGTGCGGGAAGCCTTGAGCCACGCCGGTCTGCATCACAGCCGCAGCGTCCAGATTGACTGGATACAGTCCGAAGACCTGGAAAAACCTGGCGGGGAGCACCTGCTGGACCACGCTCAGGGCATCATCGTGCCCGGCGGCTTCGGCGACCGCGGTATTGAAGGCATGATTAAGGCGGCGGAATACGCCCGGGTCCATCAGGTGCCGTACTTCGGCCTGTGCCTGGGCTTGCAGATCATGGTGATTGAGTTTGCCCGCAACGTCATCGCTGCCGACAGCGCCAATTCCACTGAGTTTGACGCCGCCACCGCCCACCCGGTAATTGACATAATGCCGGAGCAGAAGGACGTCTGCGGCAAGGGCGGCACCATGCGCCTGGGCAACTGGCCCTGTCAGGTAACGCCCGGCACCAAAGCTGCTGACGCCTACGGCCAGGAACTGGTCTATGAGCGCCACCGCCACCGTTTTGAGTTTAACAACACCTATTGGGACAGATATGAAGCTGCCGGCATGGTCTTCTCCGGCCTGTCGCCCGACCGGCGGCTGGTGGAAATCTGCGAACTGAAGGACCATCCCTGGATGGTGGCCTGCCAGTTCCATCCGGAGTTCACCTCCCGTCCCGGCAAGCCCCAGCCGTTATTCCGGGACTTCATCGGCGCGGCCTCAAAGGTGATGCGGGAAGGGGCGCAGAGAGCGCTACCGCTTGACAATAACGAGCCGTCAGCCGTCAGCCATCAGCCGTCAGCCTAA
- a CDS encoding AAA family ATPase, whose protein sequence is MKQEKFTEQAQEAIAASQALVRQYQHNQWDVEHLLMALLSQDQGLVGDIVKELGADADDIKTEVDAALKKVPKLGYDAQQIYPTPRINQVGQEASQEAARLKDEFIGTEHIFIAIAGEPKGLSAAILKSFGIDKEKVYLALQKIRGSHRVTDARAESKYRSLEKYSRDLNELAEQGKLDPVIGRDMEIRRVMQILTRRTKNNPVIVGEAGVGKTAIAEGVAQKIVNGDIPTSLKGRRVMALDMGSLLAGAKFRGEFEERLKAVMDEVRASAGEVILFIDEIHTLVGAGATEGALDASNMLKPALARGELQVIGATTSDDYRKFIEKDKALERRLQPVFVAEPNIEDAIEILKGLRPRYEAHHKIKITDEALDAAVKLSQRYLTERHLPDKAIDLIDEAASKLRLDSESAPPEIREQEKQLKLLESEEEAASQRDDFAAAAELKSQRLRLEEEYNTAREAWLAKEKISGEVTAEHIAQLIANWTGVPVTQMLEEEAAKLVHMEDRIHERFVDQEEAVIAVSEAIRRSRAGLKDPRRPIGSFLFLGPTGVGKTELARSLAWFLFGDETAMVRVDMSEYQERHTVSRMVGAPPGYIGFEEGGQLTEAVRKRPYRVILLDEVEKAHPEVFNVLLQLLDDGRLTDGHGRTVDFKNTVVIMTSNAGVETIRRESRLGFVTGGGADAKEGYEKMKDKVLGEVRKQFRPEFINRIDEIIVFHELAEEQLRHIVDLMAKDVEGRLEEMEIKLEITEAAKGWLAKKGYDPVYGARPLRRAIEKYVENPLATRILKGDFKAGSTVVVELEGEELVFKAGEAA, encoded by the coding sequence GCGGCAATACCAGCATAACCAGTGGGATGTGGAGCATCTGCTGATGGCCCTGCTCAGTCAGGATCAGGGTCTGGTCGGTGATATCGTTAAAGAACTGGGCGCCGATGCCGACGACATCAAGACCGAGGTGGACGCCGCTCTGAAAAAAGTTCCTAAACTGGGCTATGATGCGCAGCAGATATACCCCACCCCCCGCATTAACCAGGTCGGCCAGGAAGCCTCGCAGGAAGCTGCCCGGCTGAAGGATGAGTTCATCGGCACCGAGCACATCTTCATCGCCATCGCCGGTGAGCCGAAAGGTCTGTCGGCGGCGATCCTCAAGAGCTTCGGCATTGACAAGGAAAAGGTTTATCTGGCGTTACAGAAGATTCGGGGCAGCCACCGGGTTACCGATGCCCGTGCTGAAAGCAAGTACCGCTCGCTGGAAAAATACTCCCGTGATCTGAACGAACTGGCGGAGCAGGGCAAGCTGGACCCGGTCATCGGCCGGGACATGGAGATCCGCCGGGTGATGCAGATACTGACCCGCCGCACCAAGAACAACCCGGTCATCGTGGGTGAAGCCGGCGTCGGCAAGACGGCCATCGCCGAGGGCGTGGCTCAGAAGATTGTCAACGGCGATATCCCCACCTCCCTCAAAGGCCGCCGGGTGATGGCGCTGGATATGGGGTCATTGCTGGCCGGCGCCAAGTTCCGCGGTGAGTTTGAGGAGCGTCTGAAGGCGGTCATGGACGAGGTGCGAGCTTCGGCCGGTGAGGTCATCCTGTTCATAGATGAGATTCATACCCTGGTCGGCGCCGGCGCCACCGAGGGCGCGCTGGACGCCTCCAATATGCTCAAACCCGCCCTGGCCCGCGGCGAACTTCAGGTTATCGGCGCGACCACCTCCGATGATTACCGTAAGTTCATTGAGAAGGATAAGGCGCTGGAGCGGCGCTTGCAGCCGGTGTTTGTGGCTGAACCTAACATTGAAGATGCCATTGAGATTTTGAAGGGTTTGCGGCCCCGTTATGAGGCGCATCACAAGATTAAGATCACCGATGAGGCGCTGGATGCGGCGGTCAAGCTGTCGCAGCGCTATCTGACCGAACGCCATCTGCCGGACAAGGCCATTGACCTGATAGATGAAGCCGCCTCCAAGCTGCGGTTGGACTCTGAGAGCGCCCCGCCGGAGATCCGGGAGCAGGAAAAGCAGTTAAAGCTGCTGGAATCTGAGGAAGAAGCTGCCTCCCAGCGGGATGATTTCGCTGCGGCGGCGGAACTTAAAAGTCAGCGTCTGCGGCTGGAAGAGGAATACAATACCGCCCGCGAAGCCTGGCTGGCTAAGGAGAAAATATCCGGCGAAGTTACCGCCGAGCATATCGCCCAGCTTATTGCCAACTGGACCGGCGTGCCAGTAACCCAGATGCTGGAAGAGGAGGCGGCCAAGCTGGTGCATATGGAGGACCGTATCCACGAGCGATTTGTGGATCAGGAGGAGGCAGTCATCGCTGTCTCCGAGGCTATCCGCCGCTCCCGCGCCGGTCTCAAGGACCCGCGGCGGCCTATCGGCAGTTTCCTGTTCCTGGGCCCCACCGGCGTCGGCAAGACGGAGCTGGCGCGCTCGCTGGCCTGGTTCCTGTTCGGTGATGAAACAGCCATGGTGCGGGTGGATATGTCAGAGTATCAGGAACGTCATACCGTGTCCCGGATGGTCGGCGCGCCTCCCGGCTACATCGGCTTTGAAGAGGGCGGGCAGTTAACCGAAGCCGTCCGCAAGCGCCCTTACCGCGTTATTCTGCTGGATGAGGTGGAAAAGGCCCACCCGGAGGTCTTTAACGTGCTGCTCCAATTACTGGATGACGGCCGGCTGACCGACGGCCATGGCCGCACGGTGGATTTTAAGAATACCGTGGTCATTATGACCAGCAACGCCGGCGTGGAAACCATCCGGCGCGAGTCCCGGCTGGGTTTCGTTACCGGCGGCGGCGCCGATGCCAAAGAAGGTTACGAGAAGATGAAGGACAAGGTGCTGGGCGAGGTGCGCAAGCAGTTCCGGCCGGAGTTCATTAACCGGATTGATGAGATCATCGTCTTCCATGAACTGGCTGAGGAGCAGTTGCGGCACATCGTTGACCTGATGGCCAAAGACGTTGAGGGGCGGCTGGAGGAAATGGAAATCAAGCTGGAAATCACCGAAGCCGCCAAGGGCTGGCTGGCCAAGAAGGGTTATGACCCGGTTTATGGCGCCCGCCCGCTGCGGCGTGCCATTGAGAAATACGTGGAGAACCCGCTGGCCACCCGGATTTTGAAGGGGGACTTCAAGGCCGGGTCAACCGTGGTGGTTGAGCTGGAGGGTGAGGAATTGGTGTTTAAGGCTGGAGAGGCCGCTTAG